The nucleotide window ACGCTTATTCAGTAACAGTGCTCGCAATGCGCTATGCATTCAATATTCTTAACTTGCACAAGCTCTATTTAATCGTTGATAAACAAAATGAAAAAGCCATTCACATTTATAAAAAAGCTGGCTTCCAAATTGAAGGTGAGCTGAAAGAGGAATTTTTCACTGCTGGCTCTTATCACGATGCGTATCGTATGTATATTTTCCAACGTGATTTTCATCAAAATAGCGAAAAATACTGTTAACTAAAGGGCTCGTCTGATTTTCGGACGGGCCCTTCTGTTTTATGAACATCAATACACCACTCTCCTGTGAAATAGATTTTTTCATACTATTTCTAAATATAAATTTTAGCGGTATAATGAAATTTATTGATTTTTCAAAAAATAAAGGTGGAGGCTTTATTATGTCAAAGCAGCATATTGGAATTATCTTTGGTGGGATTTTATTTTTAGTTGTCGCAATGGGCATTAGCCGCTTTGCCTTCACACCCCTTTTACCTTTTATGCGTGAGGATGAAGGCTTATCGTTACAAATTGGGGGCTGGCTAGCATCAAGCAACTACATAGGTTATTTTCTCGGCTCGTTAGGGGCTGGCTTTATTTTTAAACGTAAAAAGGAATTTTTACTAGCAAATGTTGTGATTAATGTGCTCTCCATTGTCGCAATGGGGCTAACAGCAGTGCTAGCTCCTTGGCTTATTTTGCGCTTTATTGCTGGGCTAACAGGCGGCTTTATTTTTGTCTTAACATCTAGTATCGTCATGGATTATTTAGCAACACACCTTTTAACTCGCTGGTCAGGCTTTGTCTTTAGTGGTATCGGTCTTGGCATCGCTATTTCTGGGTTGGTTGTGCCCTATTTAGAAAGCCTTGTGGCATGGCAAGGTACATGGATCGGGCTCGGCATTTTATCAGCGCTACTTGTGACAACAACGGCTGTTTTATGGCGAAATTTAACTGTACATAATAGTGAAAAGGCTGTGAAATCTCATGATACAAATATTTGGAGAGGTTTTATGCCATGGCTCATTCTTGCCTATGGCTTAGAAGGCTTTGGCTATATTATTACTGGCACATTTTTAGTAGATATTATTTACAATATCGAGAGCTTGCGTGCATTTGCAGGCTATAGCTGGGTTGTTGCAGGAATTGCAGCAATTCCCTCTGCCCCATTATGGGTATCGCTAATGACAAAGCTATCACCTGTGAAGGCGATGGCAATTGCCTATGCATTACAAATTTTCGGCATCATCCTTCCCGTCCTTTCACAAACGGTATGGAGTGTGTTACTGTCAGCATTTTTATTCGGTATGACGTTCGTTGGGCTCGTTTCTATGACAACAGGCTATGCGCGCCAGCTCTTCCCTAAACAAAGCGGTATGGTCGTTTCGGTGCTGACAACATTTTATGCCTTTGGGCAAATTATCGGCCCAATTTTAGCAAGTAAATTAGAGGCTTATTATAGTAGCTATAAAGCTCCACTGCTTCTTGCTGGCGCTGTCGTAACAATCGCATTGCTTATTTTATTAGTCGGTCATATGAAAGCGACGCGAAAAGCAACAAGTTAAGTTGTTTTTCGCATCGCTGTTAAGCTAGATGAGCCTGTGAGTTTAAATAATGAACGATCTTTTCCTCATTCCTCAATTCAATGACATGCAGCTCTGTATCCCCTGTATGAAACAGCCATTGCTCCTCTATTGTCTTTCCTAACAAAATATTCAATAAATGTAGCAACGTTCCGCCATGTGCAACAAGCGCTATACATTGTAAATGCCCATAATCATGTAAAATGGTATATAACGCTTGCTCCACGCGAGAGCGAAATTGCAATTGTGATTCACCACCCTCAATCGCTATATGCAATGGACGTCCCCCCTCTGGCAATGGATATTTGATGAGTGCTTCCTGTCGAGACACTCCAGCTAATACACCGTTATTGTATTCCATCAAATCACCTTCAATAGCAACCTCACATCGACACTGCTCACTTAAAATTTCCGCTGTTTGATATGCTCTTTGGAGAGGACTTGCAATGATCGTATCTATTTGAAAATGAGCTGCAACAAAGCTAGCTAGTTTTTTGACTTGTTCTATACCTAAATCTGTTAAAGGAAAATCCACCCTGCCTTCATGCACTTCTAAAATATCAGCCTGTGATTGTCCATGTCTAATAAGCAATAATTTCAATATATATCCTCCTCAAAAATCAATATAGTAAATTATGTATTTGAAAGCGTTTTATTGTAAATAATTTTATAAGATGAAAGCAAAAACATTGACCCTATAGTTACTATAGGGTTTATTCTATATGAAGTACAATTTATAATAGGAGAAAAATT belongs to Lysinibacillus louembei and includes:
- a CDS encoding YbfB/YjiJ family MFS transporter encodes the protein MSKQHIGIIFGGILFLVVAMGISRFAFTPLLPFMREDEGLSLQIGGWLASSNYIGYFLGSLGAGFIFKRKKEFLLANVVINVLSIVAMGLTAVLAPWLILRFIAGLTGGFIFVLTSSIVMDYLATHLLTRWSGFVFSGIGLGIAISGLVVPYLESLVAWQGTWIGLGILSALLVTTTAVLWRNLTVHNSEKAVKSHDTNIWRGFMPWLILAYGLEGFGYIITGTFLVDIIYNIESLRAFAGYSWVVAGIAAIPSAPLWVSLMTKLSPVKAMAIAYALQIFGIILPVLSQTVWSVLLSAFLFGMTFVGLVSMTTGYARQLFPKQSGMVVSVLTTFYAFGQIIGPILASKLEAYYSSYKAPLLLAGAVVTIALLILLVGHMKATRKATS
- a CDS encoding histidine phosphatase family protein, coding for MKLLLIRHGQSQADILEVHEGRVDFPLTDLGIEQVKKLASFVAAHFQIDTIIASPLQRAYQTAEILSEQCRCEVAIEGDLMEYNNGVLAGVSRQEALIKYPLPEGGRPLHIAIEGGESQLQFRSRVEQALYTILHDYGHLQCIALVAHGGTLLHLLNILLGKTIEEQWLFHTGDTELHVIELRNEEKIVHYLNSQAHLA